DNA from Rhizobium sp. WYJ-E13:
TATGCGGCCATGGCAGATGCCCCGGTGTGCCCAAACATTGAACCGACATTGATGATAACGCCGCCATTGACCATGTGAGAAATCGCAAGACGGCACAGCCTGAACTGTGCAACCACATTGACATCCAGAAACTCGGAGAGATCCGCATCGGACGTATCTTCTGCGAGTTTTCCGCCACCTTTCGCCGCGCAGTTGACAAGAATATCGATCCGTGTGGACGCACCAAGCGCGAGCTCGATCTCGGTCGTCACGTTTGCGTCGGCAATGTTGGCGACAAGCGGCTCGATCTCTTCGGCATTGTCGCAGCAAAGCGCATCGAGCAAAGCTTGGTCACGATCGACGGACAAGACCCTTGCACCCTCCGATGCCAATCGCAACGATGTCGCGCGACCGATGCCGGACGCGCCCCCCGTTACGACAGCGGTCTTCCCCGAAATACCCTTCATCATGCGCATTCCTTGGTGGACGCGGCTCGCGCTTTCCGCCTGGCCCTGACCTCCTCTATGGTCAATGGCGTTCCGCCCGTCGCCCAAAGGCCACTTGCGATTTCAGTGATGGTCATGTGTACGGCAGGCCTGATCCCCTCGCCGCCCTGACGCACGAATGCCTCTGTAATGTCGGCGATTAGTGCCCGCTGCTGCTCGCTGGTAAAGGCACCTGCCAAATGTTGAACGCTGATGAATGGCATGTCTTCCTCCTACTCCATGACCGTGAACGAAATGCCGCGAAGCCCGCCATCGATCAGCAGATCTGTCGCGTTGATATAGCTGGCACGCTCAGAGGCCAAAAACACTGCAGCCTCGGCTACCTCTTCCGGCTCGCCCGCCCTGCCGCTCGGGACCTTGGCGATCATAGCCGCTCCAAGCGCCCGCTGCTCGTTGGTTCCCGACCAAAACCGCTGAGTTGCAGGTGTCCGTGTAACGCCTGGACTGAGACTGAGTGCGCGGATACCATGCTCGGCACCTTCGGCCGCCAGCATCCTTGTCAGCCCTATTACGCCTGCCTTGGCTGCACCGTGGGCGGCACTTCGCAGCGGAAAAAGCTCGACGTGTCCCGACACAGACGCGGTATTCAAAATGACACCACCGCCCCGACTTACCAGATGCGTCCAGGCTGCGCGGCATGCCACGTAGACAATGGTCAATTCATCTCGGATAGTACGGTCCCATTGTTCCAGGGTCGAGTCCTCGAACGGCCCGCGCGCATGGAGGGCACCGGCATTGTTGTAAAGAATATCGATGCCACCAAATGCCCTAACTGCCGAATCGACCCAGCGTCCGGCATCGGTTGGGTCTGCTAGGTCGAGCGGCTGCAGCGATATCATCTGCCCCCCTTGCTCCTCGACGAGGCGCACCGTCTCGTTTGCGGCTTCCTCATCCACGTCGCAGCCAACAACGCGCGCGCCCTCCCGGGCGAACGCCAAAGCTGCCGCTCTCCCCTGGCCGCCTCCGGTCCCCGAGATCAGCGCCACCTTGCCGTCAAGAAGCCCCTCCATTTCATATTCCTCCGTTTCCCGTTTAATTATGCACAAAAAAAGCTATTGTGCAATCTTTGTATCGCTGCCATAGTCTTCGGATAGCGCCGGTGACGTACATGTCAGCTCTCACCGAGGCGACGGAGGCAATCTTCATGACGACACACGCTCATCTGCAGGCAATAACACCCGACGAAGAGGCTGCTCTGCAAACGCTCTATGACGATTTCAAGAGCGAGCATTTGATGCCGTTGTGGACGCAGATAGACGACCTTATGCCGAAACATCCTTCGCCCAAGGCAGTCGCCCATGTCTGGAAATGGTCCAAGCTGTATCCCCTGGCCAAGCGATCGGGCGATCTGGTGCCGGTGGGACGTGGCGGCGAGCGACGTGCTATCGGACTTGGCAATCCCGGCCTCGGCGGTCGAGCCTATATCAGCCCAACACTATGGGCTGCCATCCAGTATCTCGGCCCAAAGGAAACGGCACCAGAGCACAGGCACTCGCAAAACGCCTTCCGCTTTGTCGTCGAGGGCGAGGGAGTATGGACTGTCGTCAACGGCGACCCCGTTCGCATGAGCCGTGGCGATCTACTTCTAACGCCAGGATGGAACTTTCACGGCCACCATAACGAAACCGACATGCCCATGGCCTGGATCGACGGTCTGGATATCCCATTCTCCTACCACAATGACGTTGGCTTTTTCGAATTCGGCTCGGAGCGTGTAACCGATTATGCGACCCCGCGTTTTTCGCGATCCGAACGTCTTTGGGCCCATCCCGGCCTGCGTCCGTTGTCGGGACTTCAAGAGGCTGTTAGTTCGCCGATCGCAGCTTACCGGTGGGAGCACACCGACCGCGCGCTTGCCGAACAACTTCTTCTTGAGGATGAGGGGCAGCCTGCGACAGTGGAACAAGGCCATGCGGCAATTCGATATATAAACCCGACCAATGGTGGAGACGTCATGCCGACCATTCGAGCTGAATTCCATCGTTTGCGCCCGGGAACGGCCACGCCTTCTCGCCGCGAAGTCGGCTCAAGCGTATTTCAGGTGTTTGAGGGGGCAGGCGCCGTTCTGCTGGATGGCCGCGAGTACCCTCTCGACGTCGGCGATCTGTTCGTGGTCCCGTCCTGGGTCTCCTGGTCACTGCAAGCTGAAAGCCAGTTCGATCTGTTCCGGTTCTCAGACGCCCCGATCATGGAACGTTTGGGGTTTGCCAGGACCCACGTCGACAATGCTCTTCGCTGACGGAGGCGATCGCGGTGACGATGGACTATTACAATGCGACGGTGCAAGCGCTGAGAGAGCGGCAGGGAAAGGGCGCACGATATGATTCCCCTGCCGCTCCGGCCGAGGAGTTGGCCATGGCCCGGCTGGGCACGGCCTATTTCGCACGTGTGCTCAACGCGATCCCGGACGAGGATCTGGACCAAAGCTCCCTGATCTCAGGATGGAGTCGCCGTCACGTCGTAGCCTATGTAGCCTACCAGGCGCGCGCGCTCGCCCTTTCAGTTGACAGCGTGCATGATGGCGCTGCGCCCGTGTCTTTCGACGACCGCGCGATGATCGACCTTGTGGAACAGGGTTCGACCCTGCCTGCTCGGGCGCTTCGCAATCTCGTCAACCACGCCGAGGTCCACCTGAATGTCGGGTGGCGCGATCTCTCTGCCCCGGCGTGGGACAACGTCATCCGTTGGGAAGGCGCATCAACAGGGCTTCGGCAGACGCCGTGGATCAGGGCTCGCGCGGTCTGGATTCACGCTGTCGATCTTGCCAGCCAGGGTTCTTTCCTTGACTTTCCGCCACCCTTATTGACAGCGATGATCGAAGATCTGCAAGAAACAGCAGGTATAGGTCAGTTGTCGATCAGCAGGCACAGTCCTTCGACATGGACAGTAACGGGCAACGAAAAGCGGTTACTGGCCTCAGGCGCGCCCGCAGACATTCTACGTTGGCTGAGCGGGCGCGGAGCAAGAAGGCTGCAGCAAGCCGCCCCACAACTCCCGGCATTTGACCCGAGGCGATGGCCGTCCCTGCCCGGGAGCAATCGTCAGGCACCATTGTGAATATCGACCACCCCCACTCAAGGATCAATTTAATGACTTCAGTCGTACTCTTCGACATTCCTGCGCCACCAACCATCGCCGTTCAAGGAACGCTTACGCGCTTTCCCGTGAACCGGATTTTCTGTGTCGGGAGGAACTATGCAGAGCATGCCAAGGAAATGGGCGTCGAGGTTGACAGAGAGACACCGTTTTATTTTTTAAAATCGCCGCACGCTATTGTCGAAAGCGGCGCCACGGTTGCCTATCCACCCGGCACCGCAAATTATCACTACGAGATGGAGTTCGTCGTCGCCGTCGGCCAGCCTGGCTTCAAGATCGACGCTGCAAAAGCACTCGACCATGTTTACGGCTACGCTACCGGTCTCGACATGACGCGACGGGATCTCCAACTTGAAGCCCGTGCTAAGGGCAGGCCTTGGGATTTGGGGAAGGATTTCGAGCAATCCGCCGTCATCTCCAGGATTGTCAGGAAAGAAGAGTTTGGTGAAATTGGTCAACAAAGGATCTGGCTCGAAGTGGGCGGCAAAACCCAACAGGACGCACGCTTGTCGGACCTTGTCTGGAAAGTTCCAGAACTGATCAGCCACCTGTCGCAATTCTATCACTTATCGCCAGGCGACCTCATTTTTACAGGCACGCCAGCGGGCGTCGGCGCTGTCGTGGCGGGCAATGGAATGCGCGGCGCAGTCGATGGCCTCCCCGAAGTGCTCCTGACCATCGGACAGCCATCGTGATCAAGTTTTATGGCTATTTCCGGAGCTCGTCGGCTTATCGCTGCCGGATCGCTTTCAATCTAAAAGGCGTCCAAACGGATTTTGCGTCCGTCCACCTACGTCGGGAGGGAGGGCAGCAAAAGCACCCTGACTACCGCTCCATTAACCCGCAGGCGCTTGTGCCGGCTGTCAAGGATGGAGATTTTGTTCTGACGCAGTCCCTGGCAATCATCGAATGGCTGGACGAAATCCACCCTCATCCTCCGCTCCTGCCATCGAATGTTGACGAGCGCGCCTGGGTGCGCGCCTTTGCACAATCGATCGCATGCGACATCCATCCGCTGCAGAACCTGCGTGTTCTGGATTATCTTAAAACAGAGCTCGGCCAAGACCAACACGCCGCAGACCTTTGGTGCCGACGTTGGATTGGTGATGGCCTAAAAGCCTGCGAAGCGCTGCTCGAGCGTCGGCCGTTCAAAGGCCCGTTTGCCAACGGCGACAGACCGGGTCTGGCAGACATCTGCTTGATACCGCAGTTGTTTTCGGCCGACCGGTTTGGGGTCGAGATTTCGGAACTGAAACACCTAAACGCAGTACGTGCTGCTTGCGAGGAGCTCGAAGCATTTGCGGCGGCGCATCCTTCAAGACAGCCTGACAGCGAAGCGTGACCGACCAGGCGCATTTCATTGACCCCATCAAAGCGACTGCACCGAGAGAAGGGAATGGCAGGTCTGCAACCTGCAACAAAGAGGCAGGGGCCGAAGCTGACGGGAAAAACACTTGGAACTACGATCGTACCGCTCTTCCCGCCACATGATTTTAAGATGATCGAGCAGGGCTGCTTCAGGTGCGAGCGTGTCTGCCATCGGCAGGCCTCGCGTCGATACACGGTGTTAGACGTTGACGCATAGTCGATAATGAACCAAGTGCCTAAGATCGCGCAGCTCCGTCGGCAACTGATGAGACCGGAATCCGGCCCATTGCGGCAGTGAAGGTGTGTCGCCATCGTTCCGCTTTGCGCAACGATGCGTTCTCTCGTGTGCTGCTAGTGGTGCAGCGTTCCAGGTGCCATATAGCCTCAGATATGTGCGGTACGGAAATGAGCGGGCCTCGCTGCACCCGCTTCTTGTACAAGCGGTTGTAATGTGTCCCAGACCCAACTGGTTGCCGCAATCATGCCTCAAGAACGTTTGTGATAACAACGATAAGGTTGACAATGCAAGTAGGAATTTTCAGCGTTGGCGAAATATCGGCCGACCCAACAAACGCAACGCGGCCAACGGAACATGATAAGCTACAGTCGATGGTCACGATGGCAGTCCACGCAGATCAAGCAGGTCTCGATGTGTTCGCGATCGGCGAACATCACAACCCGCCATTTGTGCCAAGCTCCCCAACCACGATACTCGGCTATATGGCCGCGTTGACCAAACGCATCACGTTGTCGACGTCAACGACGCTGATCACCACCAACGATCCCGTCAAGATCGCGGAGGATTTCGGCACCCTCCACCAACTTTCCTCAGGGCGGGTCGATCTGATGCTGGGCCGCGGAAACACCGCTGCCGTGTACCCTTGGTTTGGCAAGAACATTGAGGATTCCGTTGAATTGACAATCGAGAACTACGGTCTGCTCCACAAGCTGTGGCGGGAGGAGAACGTGGACTGGGACGGCAAGCACCGGGCACCCTTGCGTCGTTTTACGTCAACGCCTCGGCCCTTCCAGGGCAAGCCTCCCTTCGTATGGCATGGTTCGGTCTCCAACCCTGATGTGGCAGAAATTGCGGCTTATTATGGAGATGGATTCTTCACAAACAACTTGTTTGGGCCGGTTAGCCACTTTGGGAAGCTGGTCAATCTTTATCGCGAGCGTTTCGCTCACTATGGGCACGGCAAGCCACAAGATGCGATTGTCGGTGCTGGCGGCCAGATATTCATGCGCGCAAACTCGCAGGATGCGTTGCGCGAATACCGTCCGTTTTTCGCAAACTCAAGAATTTATCGCGGCGCAGGTTCTGTTGAGAATGTTATGGAAAATACGTCGCTCACTGTTGGCAGTCCCCAGCAGGTCATCGACAAGACGCTGGCTTTTCGGGAACATTTCGGAAATTACGATCGGCAGCTCTTCACGCTAGAAATGGGCGGCGTTCCGCTAAAGACCGTTCTTGAACAAATCGATCTACTTGCTGAAAGGGTAGCACCCGTCCTGCGTAAAGAGGTTGCTAGCGGCGGATGAGCAATCGGTAACGCAAGCTGAAAGGCGGTGGCCCTGTGCTCAACATTCGAAAATATGACTCGCCCAAATATCGTCCAGGCGCGAACACCGCGAATGGCGTCTGGTGCGGGTGAAGCCTATTTTAAAGCACTCGCCCCTGTTTCGATGACGGCGTTTCGCGTTGGTTGACCTGGACATTCTTCCGCTTCGCAGCCGTCAGCATTGCGAAAGGTCAGCCGGAGCGGCCAGCGGCGATTAACCCGTCCGCATGCCTGTCTCTCAGCGGGACGGGGATAGACAATGCCAAGCCGTGGTACATTAAAGCGGTGACGCGTCTATCCTCGACAATGCAAGTTGGATCAGGTCCGCACCGGAATACACTCGAAAGCGTGATGCCAAAGTCATGCAGTTCACTGGTAGCCGTGCGCAGACCGGAAAGCTGGCGGCGATGACCGTCCGGATACTAAACCGCGCACGGCTGCATGGCCAATTCAATAATGCCTTATGTTTCGAGAGATGTCTCTTCAAAAATTCTGCCTGACATGCCACACTGGGCCGTTCCAAGAACCTTTGATCGCCAGCGTCCGCCGCTAAGTATGCCTAGATTTTACTTCCATATCCGGACACGAGAAAGCTTCGACCCTGACTATGATGGGGTTGAAATCCGTGCGGATGACGGAATTGCCGAAGCCATTGCGATCGCACGTAGGATGGTTTTTGAACTCGTTACAAACAACGAACCTATTGACGGTCTATGGTTCGAAATCACGAATTGCCACGGCCTTTTGGTAGCTGAACTACCGTTCCGTTCCTGTGCTCAGTTGCAATAATCGTGGCAGCTTGGTTGTTGTTCCCAGGTCCGAATAATTCGCGTGACCGACAGCCCGAAGCCGCGCGGTTTTGCAACATCATCTGGAAGCTCCGCGGACCGGTAGGAACAGGTATAATGTCTCAAGGGAGCAGCTATGCGCATCGGGCCGAATAGTCAAGCCGAAGCGTGGGGGTGGCGATCGCTAGCGTCTTGGTGTTCTTCGTGTTTACCCAAACGGGTTGGTCTGAGGTGCCCGTCTAGTTGCAAGCGCGCCTCTTCAGCCGGACGCGTAACGGCTGCTGCGATAGCTATACACGCGAATAGGTCGGGCAACGACCGCATGAGTTTGGTGAAACCTTCGTATAAGGGGTCTCGCCTTAAAACAACGGCTATGTTGGCATTGTATTGCTGTTTTAATCGTTGATCGCACAAGAATTCGCCGCGGAACAAGGAGGGGCTGATGTCGGCAAGCTTACGACTATGTGGAGCGAAAGTGTGACCGAGATATGCCCCATCTTCCGCCATTGGGCTTGGCGAGCACGCTGTTTGGAGGCGAAACGCGACAGCCTGCTTCCGTCGCCGCACCCTCGACCGTTTCGGCGCACTTCGAGCTTGCATGACATCGGCTGTGGCACGCGAGCCGCACAGTTCCTCAGGTTTCGATCACCGATAGATCAATGCGAGCGGGTTCTGCAAACGGTGTGATACCCGCTCGGTGTTCCGCCCCCTCGCAGAAGATTAAGCACGCACCGAGCACTTCAATTGCAACGTCCAGATTTGCATGGAAGGAATAGTTATGGACCACCCCTTGAAGCAATCCCAAACCGGACGCTTGCGCGTCGTCGTCATCGGCGCCGGCTTTGGTGGTATTGCGGTGGGCCGATCGCTGCGGAGACTGCCCGTTGACCTTACCATTGTCGACCGCCGCAACTTCCATCTTTTCCAACCGCTGCTTTACCAGGTTGCCACCGCCGCACTTTCGCCGGGTGACATCTCATGGCCGATAAGAAGCATCTTTTCCCGACAGGAGAACGCTCGTGTGGTGATGATGAACGTCAGCTCGGTTGATACGCGGGCGAGGACGATATCGGACGGAGTTGAGGCTCTGGGCTACGATATCTTAGTTCTCGCGACCGGCGCCACCCACGCCTATTTTGGTCATGAGGATTGGGAAAAATTTGCTCCGGGGCTGAAAACGGTCGACGATGCTCGGGCAATTCGAGAGCACATCCTATACGCACTGGAGATGGCCGAAAGAACCAACAATCCTGACGAGCGCCACAAATTCATGTCTGTGGTGATCGTTGGCGGTGGCGCGACTGGAGTAGAGATGGCTGGAGCCGTTGCAGAACTGGCGCACCGAACGCTGGTCGGGCAATTTCGGAACATCGATACTCGTGAGATTCGTATAGTTCTTATGGAGGCAGGGCCGCGCTTGCTGCCTGCTTTCCCCTGCGAGTTATCCGATAAAGCGGAAACCTCACTGACAAGGATGGGCATAGAAGTCCGCACGCGAACACCGGTCGTCGATTGCCACGCGAACGGCGTCTCAGTCGCAGGCGAAAACAAACCCCGACTTCGTCGATCGACTGAGGCGCGGAAGTAGCATGAATTCCCCTGATCGAGCGACATACTACGGCGGTGACGCCCGAGGATATACCGACTGTCCGGCACTAGAGGAGGCTTCAGTCAGTTGAACTAGTTTCGCGTTGATAGGCGCCCCGTGTTTTGCGCCAAGTTCATCCTTGTTGCAGACATCGGGTCGACTGGAAAGCGGGACGTAAGCCTATGTGAATGCCTCCATCTAACTCAACTGTTCTCCTTGACATCCGCCGCTCGCTGTTCGTTCCGTTCGACGTAATGGAATGTCAATGAGTACGGGAAAGACGGCCTCGTGTCTTTTGCGGTGGCAGCCATGCCACTGCAAAAAATTGCGGACAACCCATGTCACGGCCATTATTGCGGGTGGGCTTCGGCCCAAGGATTTCCCACCATTTCATACGTCTTGACCACCACGTTCTGAAGTCTTCCGTTCACATTCTGAACCTGGCGGATGTACATGTTGTGATTCATCTCACGGGTCTGTGGATCGATGCGCTTGGGACCACTCGGGCTGTTCCAAGCAAAGCCCTTGACCGCTGCCATTGCCGTGTCAGGGTTGAAGGGCCCGTCCGTTTGCGCTTCGACCATACGGTAGATCAGGTGGATGCCGTCATAAGGAGATATGTTGTTGTTTCCAACGCGGTAGTCGGCGCCAAACTTCTCGGTAACGACTTTCGTGAAGGCCTCATTTTCAGGATTCTTGAGGGAGGCCGCATAAAAGATCGCGGAATAGACACCTGCGATATCTGGCCCGTAAAGGTGGAGATCAGGATCGTCGGTCTCAGCGATGCCAATTATCATCGTTGACTTTGTCAGACCATGTGCAGCCAATGCGTTGAAGAAGCCGACCGATGGTGCGCCGTTCGGAAGAAAGGTGATAATGACGTCCGGTGCAGCGTTGGCGATCCGCTCCGCAAAGGCTGCAAAATCAACAGTGTTCAGCGGTATCCTATCCTCGCCTACGATCGAGCCGCCTTTCTCCGTAAAGCGCCGCGTGAACGCTTCCTGGACTTCATGTCCGGGAGCGTAGTCTGCGACCGCAATATAAGCCTTCCTCTTGCCGCTTTCGCTCGCGAAATCTGCCTGTGCATAGGCCGGTTGCCAGATGTTTTCGCCTGCACGCACGAAGTACGGAGACATTCGCATCAATTGCGGCGCCGAGGACACGCTGAGAACAGATGGCGTTTTGGTTTCGTTAATTACCGATGCAACAGCTGTCGCTTCAGGAGATAGGTAAAAACCGGTGAGGATCGATACACGGTCCTTCACGATCAGCTGTTCGGCAAGGCTTTTCGCCAGCGCCGGATTAGACCCTCCTATATCCTTATAGACGAATTCAATATCGTGCGATCCTGCTTTTGCCCCATGCTGGGCGACATAGACCTCGATCGATTCCCGAAGTTGCTTGCCAGCCTGCGCGTAGGGACCGGAAAACTGTCCAATCACACCGACCTTGACAGTATCCGCTTTGACGCCACCAGCAGCAAAACCGAACAGCACGGCGGCAACGGCGAATTGCTTGAGTACCCGCATCCCATCCTCCTTGAGTATTCTCAAATGTGAGTAATGCACAATTCATTATTTTGTGCAAATAAATTGTGCTTGTGCGGCGCGACTTCAGACGCGTGACGACGCGCTGTCATCTTTCGGAAGGGCCGATTTGCTTTCAACGAACTGCTGGCAATTGCTCGGCGTCTACTACCAGAACAATTTTGCCGGTCACTTCCCCGGTTTCCAGCAGTTGATGGGCCTCGGCGGCCGCTTCCAGGGGCAACATCAAGGCGATATCAGCCTTGATTCGCCCCTCTGCCGCTGCAGCAAGGCTACGTTCGGTATCGATAGGCCTTTGACCGGTGGATCCGATCACCGTTAACTGGCGCATATAAAGCCGGCTTACATCAAGGGGAACCACGCCGCCGCCGTGTGATCCGGCAGTTACAAGCCGGCCGCCCCTAGCCAGGCAAGCAAGTGCCTTTGGGAAAAGCACGGGATCGGACACGTTTTCGAAGACGACGTCGACGCCGCGTCCATTGGTCAGTTTCATAACTTCGACCTCGAGGTCGTCTTCCCTGTAGTTGACGCCGAAATCAGCGCCACTTTTCACTGCAGACGTCACCCGGGCGTTGCTGCCGGCTCCTGCAATGACGCTTGCTCCCAGTAGCTTGGCAACCTGTACGCCAGCTGATCCCAGTCCGCCTGAGGCACCCATCACAAGAACCGTCTGTCCCTCGTCAAGTTGCGCCTTGTCCGCCAGCAGGTGGAATGCCATGGGAGCGTGGCGCGCAATGACAACCGCCTCCGCCAATCCGAGATTGCCGGGAACGAGGTGGGTCGCCTCTTCGGGCACTGTCACAAATTGCGCATACCCTCCCCACGACTGAACGCCAAGCAATGTTGGCCCTTGCGACCCGGCGGCAGGCTTCAAGATCGGATAGGTAACAACACGATCTCCAACCTTCCTTGACCCGACACCATCACCGACCGCGACTATCACGCCAGCCGGGTCGACGCCAAGCACGTGCGGCAGCGCGATCGGGCGAGGATATCTCCCTGCCCTCACAGCCAGATCCAATGTGCGGTTGACAGACACTGCGGCGACGGCAATCACCACCCAGCCCGGCCGGGGCTCCGGGCGCTCCACCTCCTCCATTGCAAGATTATCAGGTGGACCGAACTCCCTAAGCACCATCGCTTTCATGCGGCGTCCCTCCATTTCACCGTTCAGGCTGTAGCAGGCATTACGCGATGCCTGCAATTTAACCAGCAATGTCAGTCTGCTGGATTCAAGCCAAATAGTTTTTCCGCATTGCGGTAGCAGATTTTTTCCATGTCCTGTTTTGCAAGGTCGAGCGAACCGAGAACCTCAAGCGTGTCGCGTATATATCCAGGTCCCTTTTCGGGATCAAAGGGGGAATCGGACGCGAATAGCACCCGATCGCTTCCATAAAAATCCAAGCCGCAAAGGGTTGCAGGCCTAGACCCGAAAACGGCTGTGTCGGCATAGAAGTCCTTGAAGTAGTCGAGCGGCCGACGTTTCAGTCGCTTGAGGACGAGGGACAGGTCTTCGTCCGTCGTGCGTTTGCCCAGTTGGTCCCAACCAGGGCCTACGCGACCTTCAAAGTATGGGACCATCGCACCCATGTGATGGGCAAGTATCTTCAGATCGGGGAGCTTGTCCATCATACCCGAAAATACTAATCGAGCCATTGCAGCGCTTGTTTCGTAAGGCCAGCCGAAAGTCCACCAGATCTCGTATTTTGACTTATCTTCCGTGGCATAATCCGTCATTGAGGCTGTCCTGGACGGATGAAGCAGCACCGGCTTGCCGTGCTTGGCAGCCATTTCGAATATCGGAAAAAACCGGTCATCGTCGAGTGGCGCACCATTGATGTTCGTATGGATCTGGAGACCGTTTGCACCGAGCTCGGTAAAGGCACGCTCAGCCTCACGTGCCGCTTCTTCGGGTGCGTTCATCGCAAGAGACGCGACGAAGCCCGCAAATCGGTCTGGATGTCTCTCGACAAGCTCTGCCTGGCCGTCATTGCCGATACGCGCGAGCTCGCTCGAAACGGCGCCGCTGCCCATCGCCTCGAGCGGTGGCATGCCGAGCGACAGAACTTGTTGGTAATCGGCGAACTCGTCCATGACCTTAAAACGGGTATCGAGATCGTAAATGCACGGAATACCCTGCATGCGCCGGCCGATATCCTTGCCGGCGCCGTCCAGTTTCTGGACGCGCTCCCAGAGCGCGTGAGGGAAGAAATGGTTGAATGCGTCTATGTATCTCACGGCTGATCCTCCTGTGTGCGACGAGGCTAGACGCGACATGACAGGCCGACAAATACCGTTTACCTTGACGAGCCATAACCAAAACTTAGAGCGAAACGACAATGAAACTCCCGCAGCTCCGTTACTTCGTCGCGGCAGCAAGCCTCGGCAGCCTCACGGCCGCAGCCCGCATACACAACGTTTCGCAGCCCGCACTCGGTTATCAGTTGAAGGAACTTGAAGAAGAAGCTGGCGTTCCACTGTTGCTGCGCCACTCGCGCGGGGTGCGCCTTACCGAGGCTGGGCAGCTCTTCTTCAAAACAGGATCGGCCGCCTTGGAAGCATTTGCCGCGGCCGAGCGTTCACTCCGAGATCTGGCTAAGGATCAAAAACGCCGCCTGCGCCTCGGTGTCGCCTCGACACCCGGCAAGGTGCTGCTACCAGAAATTATGTCGCTGCTGGCCACATCCTCTGCGAACTTGCATGTCTCGGTCAGACAGGGATTAAGCGGCGATTTGGCCACGGGTCTAGAGAGAGGCGATTTCGAT
Protein-coding regions in this window:
- a CDS encoding ABC transporter substrate-binding protein — translated: MRVLKQFAVAAVLFGFAAGGVKADTVKVGVIGQFSGPYAQAGKQLRESIEVYVAQHGAKAGSHDIEFVYKDIGGSNPALAKSLAEQLIVKDRVSILTGFYLSPEATAVASVINETKTPSVLSVSSAPQLMRMSPYFVRAGENIWQPAYAQADFASESGKRKAYIAVADYAPGHEVQEAFTRRFTEKGGSIVGEDRIPLNTVDFAAFAERIANAAPDVIITFLPNGAPSVGFFNALAAHGLTKSTMIIGIAETDDPDLHLYGPDIAGVYSAIFYAASLKNPENEAFTKVVTEKFGADYRVGNNNISPYDGIHLIYRMVEAQTDGPFNPDTAMAAVKGFAWNSPSGPKRIDPQTREMNHNMYIRQVQNVNGRLQNVVVKTYEMVGNPWAEAHPQ
- a CDS encoding zinc-binding dehydrogenase, whose protein sequence is MLVKLQASRNACYSLNGEMEGRRMKAMVLREFGPPDNLAMEEVERPEPRPGWVVIAVAAVSVNRTLDLAVRAGRYPRPIALPHVLGVDPAGVIVAVGDGVGSRKVGDRVVTYPILKPAAGSQGPTLLGVQSWGGYAQFVTVPEEATHLVPGNLGLAEAVVIARHAPMAFHLLADKAQLDEGQTVLVMGASGGLGSAGVQVAKLLGASVIAGAGSNARVTSAVKSGADFGVNYREDDLEVEVMKLTNGRGVDVVFENVSDPVLFPKALACLARGGRLVTAGSHGGGVVPLDVSRLYMRQLTVIGSTGQRPIDTERSLAAAAEGRIKADIALMLPLEAAAEAHQLLETGEVTGKIVLVVDAEQLPAVR
- a CDS encoding amidohydrolase family protein yields the protein MRYIDAFNHFFPHALWERVQKLDGAGKDIGRRMQGIPCIYDLDTRFKVMDEFADYQQVLSLGMPPLEAMGSGAVSSELARIGNDGQAELVERHPDRFAGFVASLAMNAPEEAAREAERAFTELGANGLQIHTNINGAPLDDDRFFPIFEMAAKHGKPVLLHPSRTASMTDYATEDKSKYEIWWTFGWPYETSAAMARLVFSGMMDKLPDLKILAHHMGAMVPYFEGRVGPGWDQLGKRTTDEDLSLVLKRLKRRPLDYFKDFYADTAVFGSRPATLCGLDFYGSDRVLFASDSPFDPEKGPGYIRDTLEVLGSLDLAKQDMEKICYRNAEKLFGLNPAD